GCCCCCTCTTTTTTCACCGCTTCGGCTATAGCGTCCATAACACCCGGAGTCGACTGTTCAATCTTACTCCATGCGGGCAGCGGCGGCGGATCCTGCTTGACCTTCGACCTTTGGAGACCCAATTCTACAGCTCCGGAGAAGGTCTCCACCGCCCTTCTCTCAGCGCCCTCATCGTAATCCAGACCATTGGCAAGGGCGTCCGCCCGGTACATGGCAATAAGAGAATCGGCTTTCCGGCGGTAGCGGTCAATAAGATCCCTTCTCCATCCTCCAGCGGGTGCCGACCTTTCAAGCAGAGTCTCCGACACCTCCACCGCCATGCGGTTCAGGCCGCCCCGTTCGTCACCTGCCGACAGGATCTGGTGCTTGTGTTCGTAGTTGTCACAAAGGCCGGCCTGACAGATTTCCGAGGTGTCCACTTTCCTGACGATGGACGAAAGAATCCCGATCTCCATGCCCCAGTCCCGGGGGATGGGTATGCGGCCTGCGAGGTCCGCGGTAAAAGCGAATTCGCCCGCAAGAGGGTACCTCATGGCACCGATGAGTTCCAGGACATCGGTTGGGTTTTCTTCCATGAGGACCGGGACCAAAGGGGCCACCAGGAGTCTGGTTACTCTTCCGTGCAGAGCATTGTCGGAAATTCGCGTGTAGTACCCCTTACAGAAAGAAAAGTTCAGCGCCGGATCGGCCACCGGAAGCAGGAGGCGCAGGGGGATTTCCCCAGTGTAGTTGACGATATCAGCATCGTGGAGGGCAATTGAGTGAATCCGGCCGGTGGATAGCAGGTATCCCAGGGCGATCCAGACGTCACGGCCCTTCCCCGGGGGCCCCACATCCAGGTCGGGCAGCAGTGATTCCAGGATGCGGGAGAGTTTCGGCCCCTCCGGCCAGACGACGGTCGTTCGCATCGGCAAAGGGTCCAGGAGCTTTTTGAGACGGTGGTAGTCATCCCCATCGGCCCGACCGAGGACAAGGATCGTTTCCTCAAGGTATGCTGCCAACGCCAGCTTTTCGAGGATTGTCCCCAAGGCAGGGGCATCCATCTCTGAGGCAAGCGCAGGAACCAGGAGGGCAAGAGGGCGTTCTCGCGAAAATCGCTCCAACCTCGACGCAAGGTCGGCAAACCTGAATTCACCCAATCGATGGATGGTGGTTACCGGGCCGGTCTGAAAAAAATCTCCCATGGTCAGAAACCTGAAATAAATCCTAAAGTATTTTGTTCAGCTGGTATTCGATAATTCCCTCGGCACCGCACTCCAGGAGCTGCGGAATCAGTTTTCGGACGATTTTATCGGGAACCACCGACTCAACGGAATACCATTCGCTCTGATGTAGTCCGGCCACGGTTGGGGCATTAAGGCTGGGCATCATCTGGATAACCTTCTCCAGGTTGCTCCGGTGTACGTTCAGTTTTATAGCCACCATCCCCATGGCCTTTTCCGCCCCCTTGAGCAGGAGACAGATGTTCTCTAGTTTTCTCCTCTTGAATGGATCCTTGTAAGAGTCTTTGTTGACGATGAGATAGGGGCGGGACTGCATTAATTCATGGATGATCTTCAAGCCGTGGGCCCGGATGGTGCTGCCGGTTTCGGTGACTTCAACCGCCGCGTCGGCGATACCCTCCACGACCTTTGCCTCGGTTGTGCCCCAGGAGTAGTCAACCTTAACCTCAAGTCCCTTTTCTTCAAAATACCTTGTTGTGAAGCCCACAAGCTCTGTGGATATCCTCTTCCCCGCCAGATCTTCGATCTTATCGTAGGAACTGTTCTTGGGTACAATGAGAACCCATCGGGCAGGCCGGGAACTGGTCTTGGAATAGCTCAGCTCTTCCAACCAGACAACGTCGGACTCATTTTCAAGGATCCAGTCCCGCCCGGTGATGCCGGCATCCAGTATTCCATCCTGGATAAACCGTGACATTTCCTGCGCTCTGACAAGAGAGAAGGACAGCTCATCGTCATCCACGCTTGGAAAATAGTTTCTCGACCCACGGCTGATCCGCCAGCCGGCCTTTCGAAAAAGTTCAATGGTGGCATCCTCCAGGCTGCCCTTTGGAAGACCGATCTTGACCTTGTTGCCGTTATTCTGGTTGTTGCCTCTGTTTTTCATACGGCGGCTTTCTCCCTTTACGGGGTTATCAAACGTTGATGACTTCGCAAAAAGCCATCAATGGACTTTTTACGACCCTATCAAACGTTAAACCTGACGTGGAAGATCTCCCCGTCTTTCAGGACATATTCCTTACCCTCGATGCGCAGCCGGCCCGCTTCCTTGGCCGCAGAAAGCCCACCGAGGGCAAGGCACTCATCCCATGGGAGCACTTCGGCCCTGATGAATCCCCGTTGAAGATCGCTGTGGATCTTTCCCGCGGCCTCCGCCGCCCTGATCCCCCTGGGGACGGTCCAGCCTCTGACCTCGTCTTCGCCCACCGTGAAGAAAGTTATGAGATCGATCAATTCGAAAGCCCCCGTTATGAACCTGTCCTTGGACGGCATTCCCAGCCCCAGTTCCTCCTGGAAGATCGCCCTCTCCTCCTCGGGAATTTCAAGGAGTTCCAACTCGGCCTTCCCGCTGATTTCCAGATACCCGACCCCCTCGGAAGCACACATCGCTTCTTGCTCAGGATGCTGGACTTTGCCGGCACCGTCCTCCCCCATGTTGACCAGGACATACAGTGGAATACGGGTGAGAAACTGGTAGCCGGCAATAGATCTGTCCTCCTCGGGGGTAAGACCCATGGTTCGTACGGATTGCCCATTCTCGAGGTGGTCCCTGACCCTTTTCAGCAGGTCCGCCTCCCGGGAGGACCCCTTCCCCTCCTTTTCAAGCCTTTCCAGACGGCCCTCCACGGGCATCATGTCAGTCAGGCGGAACTCCTCGAAAAGGGATGACATTTCCTTCGCCAAATCGTCGGCGGAACGAACCTGAGGGGACATAGGGGCTTCAAACCCCCGGAGCACGACGGCAAGGGCATCGAGCCCGGCAGCTCTTCCTACCGTTTCCTTCCTGAGGCCGCCCCCTCTTTCAGGCCTCAGATCGCCCAGTTCCACAATATCAAGCTGAACCGGGGTGACCTTCCTGGGATTAAAAAGCTCGGCGAGGCGCTGTAGTCTGGGATCCTGGAGTTTGATTGAACGGATTTCCGGGCCGCCGTGTTTGTCAATGAGGCCGGTATCCTGAGAAAAGAGAGCGAGGACGGTTGTTACTCCCGACCCCGAATATCCGGCTAATCCAATCCTCATAGTGAAATTCTCCTGGGCTCTGATGCGGCGCACTGCTCGACATCCCGGCTTATGCACGCCGATAGCTTACCGGTATTCAGGTTCATATCACCTTTACCACGCGCATACAAGACCGCCCGTTTCAGGCCATGTGCCGACACAGACGCCCATTCCCCGCCGGTGGTTCGACCATTCGACAGGTTCATGACCCTGAGCAAATGAAAGTGCGTCGAAGGACAGGCCCACCATCCTGGGGCGAGGATGGAAACAGGAAAATTTTCTTGACATATGGAAAACTGTGTTTTAGCATGTATAACATCAAAGTTGGTTTTTTACCCTTTATAACAGGTCGTCCGCATTTTAGTGCTGTTGGCCCTGATTGTCGGTACCCAAAAAGTGTTTACACGGACACAACCCGGTTTTAATGCCCCGTTTGCCCTGTAGGCACTTTTTTTTTGCAAACAGGCTTTTGATCAATGAGGCCCCGGGAGAATTTTCCGGGCCTGGAAACAAGGCGTAATCCCTTATGAAAGGAGGTGGGCCTTCAACCGTTACACCCCGCCGCGGCCTTCTACAGACAGGCCGTTGACGGGACCCCCGCATCAAACGGGCCAGTTGCC
This genomic window from Deltaproteobacteria bacterium contains:
- a CDS encoding glycosyl transferase, with translation MGDFFQTGPVTTIHRLGEFRFADLASRLERFSRERPLALLVPALASEMDAPALGTILEKLALAAYLEETILVLGRADGDDYHRLKKLLDPLPMRTTVVWPEGPKLSRILESLLPDLDVGPPGKGRDVWIALGYLLSTGRIHSIALHDADIVNYTGEIPLRLLLPVADPALNFSFCKGYYTRISDNALHGRVTRLLVAPLVPVLMEENPTDVLELIGAMRYPLAGEFAFTADLAGRIPIPRDWGMEIGILSSIVRKVDTSEICQAGLCDNYEHKHQILSAGDERGGLNRMAVEVSETLLERSAPAGGWRRDLIDRYRRKADSLIAMYRADALANGLDYDEGAERRAVETFSGAVELGLQRSKVKQDPPPLPAWSKIEQSTPGVMDAIAEAVKKEGA
- a CDS encoding ATP phosphoribosyltransferase, encoding MKNRGNNQNNGNKVKIGLPKGSLEDATIELFRKAGWRISRGSRNYFPSVDDDELSFSLVRAQEMSRFIQDGILDAGITGRDWILENESDVVWLEELSYSKTSSRPARWVLIVPKNSSYDKIEDLAGKRISTELVGFTTRYFEEKGLEVKVDYSWGTTEAKVVEGIADAAVEVTETGSTIRAHGLKIIHELMQSRPYLIVNKDSYKDPFKRRKLENICLLLKGAEKAMGMVAIKLNVHRSNLEKVIQMMPSLNAPTVAGLHQSEWYSVESVVPDKIVRKLIPQLLECGAEGIIEYQLNKIL
- the ychF gene encoding redox-regulated ATPase YchF, with translation MRIGLAGYSGSGVTTVLALFSQDTGLIDKHGGPEIRSIKLQDPRLQRLAELFNPRKVTPVQLDIVELGDLRPERGGGLRKETVGRAAGLDALAVVLRGFEAPMSPQVRSADDLAKEMSSLFEEFRLTDMMPVEGRLERLEKEGKGSSREADLLKRVRDHLENGQSVRTMGLTPEEDRSIAGYQFLTRIPLYVLVNMGEDGAGKVQHPEQEAMCASEGVGYLEISGKAELELLEIPEEERAIFQEELGLGMPSKDRFITGAFELIDLITFFTVGEDEVRGWTVPRGIRAAEAAGKIHSDLQRGFIRAEVLPWDECLALGGLSAAKEAGRLRIEGKEYVLKDGEIFHVRFNV